ATCAAATGTAGAGATTATTTCGCACCCGGATGCCTGGAAAGCAAAACGGTTTGGAACAGAAAGCATCGGCGCGTGTTTTTCCGAACAGGAAATTGAGGGAATTGGCCGGCTGCATCTGACCAAGGAGCCGCTGCGGCTTAGCGAGCGCCTCTTCTTTCTCGGCGAAATTCCAACGGTTTGCGATTTTGAGCCCCGTGTGGCTTTAGGCGAACAAAAAGCAGACGAAGACTTCTGTGACGATTATGTGATGGATGATACTGCTCTGGCCTACTGCGGGGATGACGGCGTTTTTGTCATTACCGGCTGCTCGCACAGCGGAATCTGCAATATTATAGAGCAGGCGAAGAAGGTGTGCAATTCCGAAACGGTGACGGGCGTGATTGGCGGTTTTCACTTGTTCAAGGTGAGTGAAAGGGTAGAGGCTACCATCCGGTATTTCGAGGAATCGGGAATCCGCCGCCTGTATCCCTGCCACTGCACATCGTTTGCCGTTCGCGCGGAGATCCATCAGAAAATTCCTGTCAAGGAAGTCGGTGTGGGCTTTACGCTCTCTTTGTAGTGTGCCGGAAAATTGATTAGGGTGGTATGCTTGACTTCCGCTCGAAACGTGAGTATAATAAGTACAAATTGAAATACAAAATACCGGTTGGACAGGCATTCGTTTATGAATTTCTGTTTTCAAGATTTTAGCTTTAAGGGTGGGAAGCTTCTGTGAGAAGCTCTCCGCCTTTTTTGTCGTCTTTTTTCCTTTGCTTCTTGCAGAGCATACCGTCTCCTTTTGGCAATCTGACCCGCCGGGTATGGCGTTAAGAGAAAGGGAGGATTGAAATGACTGTGTCGGAAGCGGTATTGGTTGGTGTTTTCTGTATGTCTCTTGTCTTTGCAATTCTGGCGGTACTGTACTTTTTAATTCGCATTTTTACCGTTGGAATCCGCAAATTTGAAAACAAACATACAGAAAAATCAGATCAAAGATAGGGGGAAGGACATTGTTTATTGAAGCAATTCAGACTTTGGTTCAGAGTTCCGGCTTTGCGGCCCTTACCTGGCAAAGCGTTGTCATGATTGTGCTGGCGTTAGTATTAATTTATTTCGCGATCGTTAGAAAATTTGAGCCGTTGCTCCTTCTGCCCATTGCATTCGGGATGCTGCTCATCAATCTGCCCATTACCGGACTGATGGACACCCCGGTAGATGGACATGCTGGCGGATTGCTCTACTACTTATATCAAGGTGTGAAGCTTGGAATCTACCCGTCATTAATCTTTTTAGGGATTGGCACGATGACGGATTTCGGCCCGTTGATCGCCCGGCCAAGCAGCCTGTTTTTGGGCGCGGGTGCACAGTTCGGCATTGTGATCGCTTTTGTTGTGGCGATTGCTCTGGGCTTTACTCCGCAGGAAGCAGCATCGATTGGAATTATTGGTGGTGCTGACGGCCCCACGGCCATTTATCTCACCTCGAAGCTTGCGCCAGATCTTCTGCCGTCCATCGCGATTGCGGCGTATTCGTATATGGCGCTGATCCCGCTGATTCAGCCCCCGATTATGCGTGCGCTGACGACAAAAAAAGAGCGCGAGATCAAAATGACCCAGCTGCGCAATGTTTCGAAGCTGGAGAAGGTATGCTTCCCCATTATGGTAACGATCCTTTGCATTTTGCTGCTGCCCTCTGTTGCACCGCTGATCGGTATGCTGATGCTGGGCAATCTGTTTAAAGAATCCGGCGTTACAGAGCGTCTTTCGAATACCGCCCAGAACGGGCTGATCAATGTCGTTACGATTTTCCTCGGGGTAACGGTTGGGGCCACCGCAACGGCGGAACAGTTCCTCAGTCCTTCTACTTTGAAAATCATTTTTCTTGGACTGATGGCTTTCTGCTTCAGCACCATCGGCGGCCTTTTGCTCGGCAAGCTGATGTGCTTTTTGTCAGGTGGAAAAATCAATCCGCTCATTGGTTCTGCCGGCGTTTCGGCAGTTCCCATGGCCGCCAGAGTCTCTCAGGTGGAGGGGCAGAAGGCGAACCCCGGCAACTATTTGCTCATGCACGCCATGGGCCCGAATGTAGCCGGAGTCATCGGTTCGGCCGTTGCGGCAGGCATCCTGCTTTCACTGTTTCAATAAGAGTTTAAGATACGATTTTTGCTCATTTTCCATGCAGAAGGAGAGAAAGAACAACTGGGTTCTTTCTCTCCTTCTATTTTTAGAATTCAATTTTTTTAGAAAAAGCTATAGAAAAAGATCAATAAAAAAGAGCGTTGCTTTTTTATCGATCCTTTACTTTTTATGAAAAATGTTATACTATTTAAGAGTAAATATGGTTGTTTTCATCAATGTTCTTTGAAGAATACAAAGCGTCCCCGCTGGATTCCCGGCTGGAGACGCCCATTAACAAATAAAAGGAAAATCAGAGCGGAAGAATCTCGGGCTCTTCGTACTCCACGCCAAAGGTTTCAGCGGTTACCTTTTTCATAACCTGATCTTCTCTCGGGCGGTCTTTAGCATCGCGAGCCGCCCAAACAATGCGGTCTACTTCCTCCAACCCTTCAATGACCTTGCCAAAAGCGGTATAGTTTCCATCCAGGTACGGAGCATCGCCAGCCATGAGG
Above is a window of Faecalispora anaeroviscerum DNA encoding:
- a CDS encoding sodium ion-translocating decarboxylase subunit beta yields the protein MFIEAIQTLVQSSGFAALTWQSVVMIVLALVLIYFAIVRKFEPLLLLPIAFGMLLINLPITGLMDTPVDGHAGGLLYYLYQGVKLGIYPSLIFLGIGTMTDFGPLIARPSSLFLGAGAQFGIVIAFVVAIALGFTPQEAASIGIIGGADGPTAIYLTSKLAPDLLPSIAIAAYSYMALIPLIQPPIMRALTTKKEREIKMTQLRNVSKLEKVCFPIMVTILCILLLPSVAPLIGMLMLGNLFKESGVTERLSNTAQNGLINVVTIFLGVTVGATATAEQFLSPSTLKIIFLGLMAFCFSTIGGLLLGKLMCFLSGGKINPLIGSAGVSAVPMAARVSQVEGQKANPGNYLLMHAMGPNVAGVIGSAVAAGILLSLFQ
- a CDS encoding MBL fold metallo-hydrolase, whose product is MKLTVLVDNNTYINQYYLGEPGACYYIEDGGEKILLDTGYSDIAGENARKMGIDLSGLTKIVFSHGHNDHTGGLQYLKDEYDLSNVEIISHPDAWKAKRFGTESIGACFSEQEIEGIGRLHLTKEPLRLSERLFFLGEIPTVCDFEPRVALGEQKADEDFCDDYVMDDTALAYCGDDGVFVITGCSHSGICNIIEQAKKVCNSETVTGVIGGFHLFKVSERVEATIRYFEESGIRRLYPCHCTSFAVRAEIHQKIPVKEVGVGFTLSL
- a CDS encoding OadG family protein, whose translation is MTVSEAVLVGVFCMSLVFAILAVLYFLIRIFTVGIRKFENKHTEKSDQR